CATCGCGTACGGAACGTTGTCCAAGGAATGCTCGAGTGCGTGTTCGGCAGCGAGGCAGGCCGCACCTGCGGCGTGGGTAGCGGCACGGAAGGTGTGTTCGTTCGCGCCGGTTTCGGCAGTGATCCGCCCGCCGCCGTCGGCGCAGAACGCCTGCAGGTCGTCGATGTGGTCGGCGGTGTGGGTGCGCTCGAGTTGCACTCGAGTTGCGGGTTCGACGTCAGCCAGTGTGACGTGGTCGGCGAGTTCGGCCTGGAGGATGCTGTAGATGTTTTTGAGTCGCTCGGGTCGGTCTGGATGTGGTTGGCGATACGCCAGTCTGCCAGTCCACTCGGATTCGAATTCGCCGGCTGGCTGTTCGTGAGCAATGAAGCTCTCGTCCCAGAATGCGGTTATCGTTCGGCCCATGCCTGGTACTCTCTGTCATTTCACATAAGACCTTCTGTCTCCGTGACCGGTCTGACAAGGTCAAGCGTTGGGGGGACACCACTAATCTGGCTCGTGATCGGCCATAGACATTGTTTCCGTCCGAAAACTGGAGCCTGGTAGACAGAGTGCGTTATATGTCCTTATACAGACTGCTGTTGTCCATACATTCGTCTCTTTTCCATTGATTAGTAGTATTATTGGACAGAATTCAGCATCAGACATTCTCGTCGAAATCTATATGTGGTGTGAGCAGATAACAAAGAGCATGGTTGAGAGAAATATCAGCCGACGGACTGTTCTGAAAACAACGGTTGCCGGCGGCGCAGCGGCGGCGGCCGGTTGCCTCGGTGGGGGCGATGACCGCGAGTACGTGCGCCCGATCGACGTCGACCTCGACGACGTGGAACCGGAAAACGAGATCAACATGTGGAACTGGTTCTACGACTTCCGTGACTGGACCGTCGAGGAGTTCAGCGCAGAGTACGGCATCGAGAGCTCTTCCTCGACCGGCTACTCCTCCGCGGCGGAGTGGTACTCCCGCTTAGAAGCCGGTAACCACGCTATCGACCACGTCGGTTCGACCGGGAACTACACCGTTCGCTCCGTCGAGAACGACTTCTTCGAACCGTTGCCGGTCGACCAGTTCGAGGGCTGGGAGGCGCTGCCCGACTTCCTGCAAGACACCATGCACGACTACGCCGGGAAGGACGGCGAGGTGTACGCGATGCCCCAGTCGTTGCTGCTGTACCCGACGCTGACGTACAACGAAGATCACTTCTCGAGTCCGCCGGATTCGTGGGGCGTCCTCTGGGACGAGGAGTACGCCGGCGACATCTGCATGTGGGACGAAGCGCAGTACCCCTGCCAGATCGCGGCGCTGTACACGGACCAGGACCCGTTCGATCCCGACGATCTGGACGAAATTCAGGAAGTGCTCGAACAGCAGATCGACCTCAACGAAACGCTCTGGGACGAGTACAACCACGCCCGCGGCCTCTTCGTCAACGAAGACGTCGTGGTCGGTCCGCTGCTCGACGGGCAGACGTACCTCGCCCGATTCGAGGATGAAGCGCCGATCAACTACACGATTCCCGAAGAGGGCGGGCTGTACCAGCTCGACGATATGGCAATCCCGACGGATTGTCCAAACCCGCGTGCAGCGACGCTGCTCATGGATTGGGTCACCCAGCCGGACAACCTCAAGAACATCTTCCACGAGAGCGGTTACCCGCCAGCGATCGACCACGACGACTTCGAAGAGCTGTACGCCGAGGATCTCGAGGAAGGAACGATCACCGAGGAAGAAATCGAGTTCTTCCGCTGGGGTGAACTCGAGGACCGCCTCATGTTCGCTGAACCGCTCGGCGACGACCTGCTCCAGACGTACGACCAGATCTGGACCGAAGTGAAGAACTGACTGATACCGATGTCTGACATTACAATCCACGACTTGCGAAAGGAGTTCGGTTCGGTGCTGGCGGTTGACGACGTCGATTTCGATATCACCGAGGGAGAATTCATCTCGATTCTGGGACCGAGTGGCTCCGGGAAGTCGACGATTCTACGGATGATCGCCGGCTTCGAGTCCCCGACGGCGGGCGAGATCAGAATCGGCGGCGACGATGTCGTCGGGGAGCCGCCGTTTGACCGGGACGTGAACATGATGTTTCAGGACCTGGCGCTGTTTCCACATTTGACCGTCGCCGAAAACATCGCGTACGGGCTCAAGCAAGGCGGTGTTCCAGCCGACGAGCGCGAGGACCGCGTCCAGGAGATGCTCGAAATCGTCCACCTCGAGGGGTACGGCGACCGTGAGCCCCACGAACTCTCGGGTGGTGAGCAACAGCGTGTCGCGCTCGCCCGGGCACTGATCAACGAACCGAAATTACTGTTGTTCGACGAACCGCTGGCGTCGCTCGACCGAAAGCTTCGCCAGCACATGCAGATCGAACTCCAGCAGATCCAACACGAGACCGGCATCACGTTTCTCTACGTCACCCACGACCAGGAGGTCGCGATGGCCGTCTCCGACCGGCTGATCGTCCTCAACAACGGCCAGATCGAACAGATCGGGACCGCAGAGCAACTCTACGACGAGCCGAACAACAGCTTCGTCGCGAACTTCATTGGCGATATCAACACGCTGCCGGCGGAACTCGAGCGCGACAACGGCAATATCACGGTGGACATCGACGACGCGACACGGGCGGTTGATGGCTCGTACGTCGATCCGGGAGTCCGCGACAACGGCCACCACGAGATCGACTTCTGTATCAGGCCGGACGATATGCGAATCGAGCCGTCCACAGCAGCCGAGGCGAACGCAATCGCAGGAACGGTCCGAAACCGCATCTACAAGGGCGGAACGACGACGTATCACATCGACACCAACGTCGGGACGGTCACGGCAGAGTTAGGATCGAGTCAGTTCGATGTCGGTGACGAGGTCGGCGTCTCGTGGAGTGACGATGCCGCCTACCTCTTCCCGCGGAGGGAGTCTGAGGCATGAGTTCGGCCAGACTGCCCGGTATTCGTGCGAACGTGGCAGACGGGTTCGAACACTGGCAGTCATTCCTGCGCGAGCGCCCACGGCTGAAGATTTTCCTGATCGTCTTTCCGCCTGCACTAGTGCTTGCGGTCTTTTTCCTCCTGCCGCTCGTGTTCATGGCGTACCTCTCCCTTCTCGAGGGGATGCCGCCAGCACCAGCAACGTTCGAGAACTACATGCGCCTCGTCACGCAGGACGTCTATCTGTCGGTCCTGTGGCGGACGACCGTGATTACGGCGCAGGCGACGATACTGACGGTGCTCATCGGCTACGCGATCGCCTACAGTATGGTCCGGTTCTCCCGACGGACGACGATGATTCTGCTGTTGGTCATCATGCCGTTCTGGACGAACTACATCATCCGGATGTACGCCTGGATCAACATCCTGCAGACGAACGGTGTCCTCGACGCAGCACTGCTGTTCGTCGGCGCGATAAACGAACCCCTCGGCGTGCTCTACAGCCACGAGGCGGTGCTCATCGGATTTATCTACATCTACCTGCCGCTGGCAGTCCTTCCCTTCTACGCCTCGCTCTCGTACCTCGATCAGGACCTCATCGACGCGTCGATGGATCTCGGAGCAGGACCGATCAAGACGTTCCTCTCGATCACGCTCCCGATGACGAAAAACGGGATCATGGTCGGCGTGATTCTTGTCGGAATTCCGATCTTCGGCTCGTTCATCACGCCCCAGCTTCTGGGCGGGACGGACAACACCATGGTCGGCATGGTAATAGAAAACCAGTTTATCGAGGCGTTCAACTGGTCGTTCGGTGCCGCACTCAGTATCACCGTCGCGGTCATCGTCGTTGCCATGCTCGTGCTGGGAATGCTGGCCGGCGGGGACTTCTTCGACCTCGGAGGTGAGGGCGAATGAGCACACTCTCGTCTGCGTGGAATCTCCTCGAGCGGGTCGCTTACAACCACGGACGAAAGGCAGGGCTCACGTGCCTCGTGCTCGCGATCCTCTACCTCTGGTTTCCCATCTTCGTCGTGACCTTCATGTCGTTCGCAGAACGGGAGGTACTCACGTTCCCACCGTCGAGTCTCACGCTCGACTGGTACATGGTCTTCCTGGAGAACGACGCTGCGATTAGCGCGACGATCACGTCGCTACAGATCAGCTTCATCACGACGCCGATCGCAGTGGCGCTCTCAGTGCTTATCGCGTACGCCATCGACCGCTACGTCTTCCCTGGGAAGAGCATACTCCAGCTCGTCGCGGTGCTTCCGATCGTCGTTCCGCTGATCGTCGTCGGTGTCGCGATGACGATCTTCTTCGGCATCGTCGGCATCCAGGCGAGCTTCTGGACGGTCGTCGCCGCACACGTCATTCGGGTGATCCCGTTTACCGTCCTCATCCTCGTTCCGACGCTGGTTGCCTTCGACCGGTCGTTAGAGGAGGCGTCGTACGACCTCGGCGCGAACGAGTTGACGACGTTCCGGAAGATCACCGTCCCGAACATCATGCCCGGCGTCGTCGCAGCCGGCTTGCTCGCGTTTACGATCTCGTTCAACGAGTTCGTCTACACCTACTTCGTCAAGGACGCGCGAACGCAAACGCTGCCGACGTACCTGTGGGACCAGCTCCGACAGCATGCGACGCCTGAAGTGAACGTCATCAGCGTCGTCTTCATCGTCTTCGCCATCTCCACCGTGCTCATCGCGGTGGCGCTGACGAACGTCGAGCGAATCACGACGCACGACGGCTAGGTGACGACTAGGCAAGGCGCGCCGCTTCGCCACCACCTTCCCGATTCGCGTACTCGTACTCGTTTCTGCGTTGTCCTCTCAACCGCCACGAAGAGCTGATACGGCCGCTGCAGGAGATTGTCGACGAGTTCGTCTGAAAAAAGAAGCGTTATTTGCGGATCAGTTCTCGGTCCCACACCACTCCATCGCCGTCAGTGCCAGCGTCTGTGCCGTCTCGACGAGCGACTCGAGTTCAACGTACTCGTCGGCACCGTGTCCACCCCGCCCACGTGGACCGACAGAGATTGCGGGAATGTCGTAGTAGAGGGCGTAAAACCGCTCGTCGAGGCCACCGAGGCCGCCGACGTACGAGGTCTCACCGCCGGTCGTTCGTTCGGCGTGGGTCGTCGCGACCTGGACGATCTCTTCGTCGGTGTCGATCTCGTGCGGGTCGGCGTCCCAGCCGAACCACTCGATCTCCGGTTCGTGCTCGGCGAGCCACGGATCGTCCTGTGCGGCGCTCATCACCGCGTCGGTGACCTCCTGGCGAACATCCTCGCTGCGCTCGCCCGGCGGCCAGCCGATTCGACCGGTGAGAACGGCTTCGCCCGGCACCTTCGACACCCAGTCGCCGGACTCCGCGACGCTGACGCTGAGATTGGTGACGCTGCCTTCGGCCTTCGGGTCCTTCCGGACCGCCGGCTCGTAGGAGATCCGCTCCCGGCGCTCTTCGTCGAGTTCCTCTAGTGCACGATAGATCGTCGTCGCGTTACCGATTGCGTTCACGCCACGATACTTGCGCGCGGTGTGTGCCGCCTTCCCCGGAACAGTAATTCGGAAGTACGAGACGCCGGCACCGGCGATGCCGACATTTGGAAGCTGGAACGGCTCCGGAATGATTGCGGCATCTGGCTGATACCCGCGCTCGAGTACGGAGAGCACGCCGCCCACCCCGCCGGCTTCCTCCTCGATGGTCGTCTGCAAGAGTAGGTCGCCCTCGAGTTCGACGCCGAGGGACTCGAGTACCTCGAAGGCGTGGACGAACGCGGCGATGCCGCCTTTCATGTCCATCGTGCCGCGGCCGTACATGCGGCCGTCTTCGATCGTCGCGTCCCACGGGTCGTACGACCAGTCGGCGACGGGTTCGGGTGTGACGACGTCGATGTGGCCGCTAAAGGTCAGGCTTCGCCCGTTCTCGGGATCGCTCCCGGGTCGCGTGGCGACGACGTTTTCACGATCCTCGTAGCCGTATTCCTCGTAGGTGACCGTCTCGGTGAACCCCGGATGCGATTCGAGGTTCGAGGCCGATGGCTCCCAGGTATCGATCTCGAGGTCGCCGTCGGATTCACGCAGACGGTCGAGGACGACCTCCTGACCCGGTTGCTCCTGTCCGGACAGTGATTTTGCGGCGACCAGTTCTTCGAGGAAGTCGAACAGTCGATCTTGCGTTCGCTCTATCTCAGCGCATACCTCCGATTCCATGACATTCGGTACCGTGTGGCGGAAGGTATAGTTTCCGCTGCTCCAGCTCCGGCTTCAGGGGCTACCGCGGGTACGCGTCGTGCCACGGCCGCGTGCGCTCGAGTGCCCCGGCAGCGGCGAGGACGTCTTCGTCGCGGTGGCGCGGTGCGGCGATTTGCATGCCGATCGGCAGTCCGTCGTCGGTCAGTCCGGCGGGAGCGGTAGCCGCCGGCTGGCCGGTGAGGTTGTACGGCTGTGTCAGAATCCAGCCGCGGTACTG
This genomic stretch from Natrialba magadii ATCC 43099 harbors:
- a CDS encoding ABC transporter substrate-binding protein → MVERNISRRTVLKTTVAGGAAAAAGCLGGGDDREYVRPIDVDLDDVEPENEINMWNWFYDFRDWTVEEFSAEYGIESSSSTGYSSAAEWYSRLEAGNHAIDHVGSTGNYTVRSVENDFFEPLPVDQFEGWEALPDFLQDTMHDYAGKDGEVYAMPQSLLLYPTLTYNEDHFSSPPDSWGVLWDEEYAGDICMWDEAQYPCQIAALYTDQDPFDPDDLDEIQEVLEQQIDLNETLWDEYNHARGLFVNEDVVVGPLLDGQTYLARFEDEAPINYTIPEEGGLYQLDDMAIPTDCPNPRAATLLMDWVTQPDNLKNIFHESGYPPAIDHDDFEELYAEDLEEGTITEEEIEFFRWGELEDRLMFAEPLGDDLLQTYDQIWTEVKN
- a CDS encoding ABC transporter ATP-binding protein, with translation MSDITIHDLRKEFGSVLAVDDVDFDITEGEFISILGPSGSGKSTILRMIAGFESPTAGEIRIGGDDVVGEPPFDRDVNMMFQDLALFPHLTVAENIAYGLKQGGVPADEREDRVQEMLEIVHLEGYGDREPHELSGGEQQRVALARALINEPKLLLFDEPLASLDRKLRQHMQIELQQIQHETGITFLYVTHDQEVAMAVSDRLIVLNNGQIEQIGTAEQLYDEPNNSFVANFIGDINTLPAELERDNGNITVDIDDATRAVDGSYVDPGVRDNGHHEIDFCIRPDDMRIEPSTAAEANAIAGTVRNRIYKGGTTTYHIDTNVGTVTAELGSSQFDVGDEVGVSWSDDAAYLFPRRESEA
- a CDS encoding ABC transporter permease, which codes for MSSARLPGIRANVADGFEHWQSFLRERPRLKIFLIVFPPALVLAVFFLLPLVFMAYLSLLEGMPPAPATFENYMRLVTQDVYLSVLWRTTVITAQATILTVLIGYAIAYSMVRFSRRTTMILLLVIMPFWTNYIIRMYAWINILQTNGVLDAALLFVGAINEPLGVLYSHEAVLIGFIYIYLPLAVLPFYASLSYLDQDLIDASMDLGAGPIKTFLSITLPMTKNGIMVGVILVGIPIFGSFITPQLLGGTDNTMVGMVIENQFIEAFNWSFGAALSITVAVIVVAMLVLGMLAGGDFFDLGGEGE
- a CDS encoding ABC transporter permease, which gives rise to MSTLSSAWNLLERVAYNHGRKAGLTCLVLAILYLWFPIFVVTFMSFAEREVLTFPPSSLTLDWYMVFLENDAAISATITSLQISFITTPIAVALSVLIAYAIDRYVFPGKSILQLVAVLPIVVPLIVVGVAMTIFFGIVGIQASFWTVVAAHVIRVIPFTVLILVPTLVAFDRSLEEASYDLGANELTTFRKITVPNIMPGVVAAGLLAFTISFNEFVYTYFVKDARTQTLPTYLWDQLRQHATPEVNVISVVFIVFAISTVLIAVALTNVERITTHDG
- a CDS encoding ArgE/DapE family deacylase; amino-acid sequence: MESEVCAEIERTQDRLFDFLEELVAAKSLSGQEQPGQEVVLDRLRESDGDLEIDTWEPSASNLESHPGFTETVTYEEYGYEDRENVVATRPGSDPENGRSLTFSGHIDVVTPEPVADWSYDPWDATIEDGRMYGRGTMDMKGGIAAFVHAFEVLESLGVELEGDLLLQTTIEEEAGGVGGVLSVLERGYQPDAAIIPEPFQLPNVGIAGAGVSYFRITVPGKAAHTARKYRGVNAIGNATTIYRALEELDEERRERISYEPAVRKDPKAEGSVTNLSVSVAESGDWVSKVPGEAVLTGRIGWPPGERSEDVRQEVTDAVMSAAQDDPWLAEHEPEIEWFGWDADPHEIDTDEEIVQVATTHAERTTGGETSYVGGLGGLDERFYALYYDIPAISVGPRGRGGHGADEYVELESLVETAQTLALTAMEWCGTEN